A single Sulfurimonas aquatica DNA region contains:
- a CDS encoding phospholipase A, which translates to MKLVLLLLFLLLSLQAETKGFKKEVYGAVNSDIEQNNDELFSTLSWIEDTQTKKTIFQHSHSVFNIKSHHENYLLPLSARINGNYDDSTKIRDTYNMEVEFQVSVKYSFFPNLLGLGELYSVAYTQHSFWQYYVGDAFFRTSDYNPEFFVTLPLKTEYAKAIRLAYAHKSNGLGVPHERAWNYVTLSTYFQYRSIFAELALWTRVSDNYDYNPALVDTMGRGHLKFLFPYKKHLLTTLFRDNFKDRGAIDIRYSYPLFGESLFLYVKGFMGYGESMSSYAGNSDYAGQTPQEDDYVEKIAIGFSLSR; encoded by the coding sequence ATGAAGCTAGTTTTATTATTGCTCTTTTTGCTATTGTCACTTCAAGCAGAAACGAAAGGCTTTAAAAAAGAGGTTTATGGTGCTGTTAATAGTGATATTGAGCAAAATAATGACGAGCTCTTTAGTACCCTAAGTTGGATTGAAGATACCCAAACGAAAAAAACAATTTTCCAGCACTCCCATTCTGTTTTTAACATCAAGTCTCACCATGAAAATTATTTACTTCCCCTAAGCGCTAGAATAAACGGAAACTACGATGATTCAACTAAGATTCGTGATACATATAACATGGAAGTAGAGTTTCAAGTGAGTGTAAAGTATAGTTTTTTCCCGAATCTTTTAGGTCTTGGAGAACTCTATAGCGTTGCTTATACTCAGCACTCTTTTTGGCAATACTATGTTGGCGATGCTTTTTTTAGGACGAGTGATTATAATCCAGAGTTTTTTGTAACGCTCCCACTCAAGACAGAGTATGCAAAAGCTATTCGTTTAGCATATGCGCATAAATCAAATGGTCTAGGAGTTCCGCATGAAAGAGCATGGAACTATGTAACTCTAAGTACTTATTTTCAGTATAGATCAATTTTTGCAGAGCTTGCTCTTTGGACTAGGGTTTCAGACAACTATGACTACAATCCAGCGCTAGTAGACACAATGGGAAGAGGGCATCTTAAGTTTTTATTTCCTTATAAAAAGCATCTTCTTACAACGCTCTTTAGAGATAACTTTAAAGATAGGGGCGCTATTGACATACGTTATAGTTATCCTCTTTTTGGAGAGAGTCTTTTCCTTTATGTAAAAGGTTTTATGGGCTATGGTGAGAGTATGAGCTCTTATGCTGGAAATAGTGATTATGCAGGGCAAACCCCACAAGAAGATGACTATGTAGAAAAGATAGCTATAGGATTTAGTTTATCACGCTGA
- a CDS encoding MATE family efflux transporter, producing MHMDLTQGTIKEHIVKLAIPSVVGYFFHTLFNVTDTYFAGLISTEALSALSLSASVFFMILAIGIGMSEALSSLVGNALGEKDIKKAQHTTLNGLLFALLLSIFLSVVGILTLPLLVEALGDPSYAKETYEYIHIIIYGIIFFIASFFLNALLNATGDTKSFRNVLIFTAILNIFLDYVFIHYFNLGVKGIALATILAEVITMLYLFYKVRKSVLWSGFLALEYDFTLIKRLLKNGFPPSVNMFMMAFGMYIITYFVAPFGKEAVAAFGIGMRIEQLFLMPVVGLNVATLAIVAQNNGAKTYERIEPTMKMAIKYGWIISTLGVTSFLLFGEFFASLMTTDALVIEQTALYLRVAGLASYGFVIIFIYIAMLQGIEKPAVILPVSIYRQVAAPILLLSLLSYYDFSLVWVWIALNAIIFSSAIFLWLYGEKKLKLLA from the coding sequence ATGCATATGGATTTAACGCAAGGGACTATTAAAGAGCATATAGTAAAACTCGCCATTCCTTCCGTAGTTGGCTACTTCTTTCACACTCTTTTTAATGTCACAGATACCTACTTTGCAGGGCTAATATCTACAGAAGCACTCTCCGCTCTCTCTTTGTCGGCTTCTGTGTTTTTTATGATTTTAGCCATTGGCATAGGGATGAGTGAGGCTTTGAGCTCTTTAGTTGGAAATGCTTTAGGTGAAAAAGATATAAAAAAAGCACAGCATACTACGCTTAACGGCCTGCTTTTTGCACTACTGCTTTCCATATTTTTAAGCGTAGTTGGCATTTTGACTCTTCCTCTTTTAGTTGAAGCTCTTGGTGATCCTTCTTATGCAAAAGAGACATATGAGTATATTCACATTATCATCTATGGGATTATCTTTTTCATAGCCTCTTTCTTTTTAAATGCCCTTTTAAACGCCACGGGAGATACAAAGTCTTTTAGAAACGTACTTATATTTACGGCTATTTTAAACATCTTTCTTGATTATGTTTTTATACACTACTTTAACCTTGGCGTTAAGGGTATAGCGTTAGCTACCATACTCGCTGAGGTTATCACTATGCTTTATCTCTTTTACAAGGTAAGAAAGAGTGTTTTATGGAGTGGATTTTTAGCATTAGAATATGATTTTACACTTATAAAAAGATTACTAAAAAATGGTTTCCCACCAAGTGTAAACATGTTTATGATGGCGTTTGGTATGTATATCATTACCTATTTTGTTGCACCCTTTGGAAAAGAGGCTGTTGCCGCGTTTGGTATAGGTATGAGAATAGAGCAGCTTTTTCTTATGCCGGTAGTAGGGCTTAATGTCGCAACTTTAGCCATAGTCGCACAAAACAACGGTGCTAAAACATACGAGCGAATAGAGCCAACAATGAAGATGGCTATAAAGTATGGATGGATTATCTCTACCTTAGGTGTGACGTCATTTTTACTCTTTGGGGAGTTCTTCGCCTCTTTGATGACTACTGATGCTTTAGTGATAGAACAAACTGCGCTTTATCTTCGGGTGGCAGGCCTTGCTTCTTATGGCTTTGTGATTATTTTTATCTACATTGCGATGCTCCAAGGCATAGAAAAACCAGCAGTTATCTTACCTGTGAGCATATACAGACAAGTGGCTGCACCCATCCTTCTTTTATCACTTTTGAGTTACTATGACTTCTCATTAGTCTGGGTGTGGATAGCTCTAAATGCCA
- a CDS encoding EAL domain-containing protein, which yields MIKGLLDKLFYKQRVSLKLLILTILFSALITLIITLIQLYIEYRHGYKSIHSQVELVESSYLASLSQSAWVYDTQQLALQLEGIVNLTDIKYASVTLGDGDFFEMGEEVQKNFIEKRHKILFNYDNNQIELGELRVLADLNELYSYLLDRVTVILLAQGIKTFLTSFFILFIFQRLVTRHIQEAVRYMQEFNVNIYREPLLLTRVSSHTKKDELDELQDSINIMNQEIYEGYEKISSELEKRIMVENSLKVHEEKLEHLYTTDSLTGLGNRVKLLLDIEEIYMPGVAIIDINNFKEINDFYGSNIGDKVIIDLAKRVVEYLEESNFEVYRLHADQLALLSHGNETAEVLESKIKDLISSVTKESMLFDHYEIIIGLSVGFAVEEKDSYIDADIALLIAKKEHKNFVRYTSEFNIEKEYESNLKWTRELKNALEDDRVVAYFQPIYNQKTHKIEKFEALVRMISTDGKIISPFMFLGVAIKAQLYFRITMIMIDKVIEAVLEHDYEFSLNFTLEDILHKDVSTYFINRLEETGIGKRIVLELVETQNIENYEEVNNFIKEIKSLGCQLAIDDFGTGYSNFEYLLKLNADYIKIDGSLIKNIDKDPNVRLITENIVAFAKIAKMKTIAEFVYSEEVRSVLDEIDADYLQGYHISEPVAYEEISKFK from the coding sequence ATGATTAAAGGACTGCTAGATAAACTCTTTTATAAACAGAGAGTATCTTTAAAACTTCTTATTCTTACTATACTATTTAGTGCACTCATTACACTGATTATTACATTAATACAACTCTATATCGAGTATAGACACGGATACAAGAGCATACACTCTCAAGTAGAACTGGTTGAGTCAAGCTATTTAGCAAGTTTGAGTCAAAGTGCATGGGTTTATGATACTCAGCAGCTAGCTTTGCAGCTAGAAGGCATTGTAAACCTTACAGATATAAAATATGCTTCGGTTACTTTGGGTGATGGAGACTTTTTTGAAATGGGTGAAGAGGTACAGAAAAATTTTATAGAAAAAAGACATAAAATTCTCTTTAATTATGATAATAACCAGATAGAACTGGGAGAGTTAAGAGTTTTAGCTGACCTAAATGAACTCTATAGCTATCTGCTTGATAGGGTCACAGTTATCTTGTTAGCGCAAGGGATTAAAACTTTCCTTACATCTTTTTTTATTCTTTTTATATTCCAAAGATTAGTAACACGTCATATTCAAGAAGCAGTTAGGTATATGCAAGAGTTTAATGTAAATATATACAGAGAACCACTACTGCTGACAAGAGTTTCAAGTCACACAAAAAAAGATGAGCTTGATGAACTACAAGACTCTATAAACATCATGAACCAAGAGATTTATGAGGGGTATGAAAAGATCTCTTCAGAACTTGAAAAACGCATAATGGTAGAAAACTCGCTAAAAGTACACGAAGAGAAGCTTGAGCATCTTTATACGACAGACTCTCTTACTGGGCTGGGCAACAGAGTTAAACTACTTTTAGATATTGAAGAGATTTATATGCCTGGGGTAGCAATTATTGATATAAATAATTTTAAAGAGATAAATGACTTTTATGGAAGTAATATAGGTGATAAGGTAATCATAGATCTAGCAAAAAGAGTTGTTGAATACTTAGAAGAGAGTAACTTTGAGGTATATAGACTCCATGCAGATCAGTTAGCACTTCTTTCACATGGAAATGAAACTGCTGAAGTCTTAGAATCGAAAATAAAAGATCTTATAAGTAGCGTAACCAAAGAGAGTATGCTTTTTGATCATTATGAGATTATCATTGGGCTTAGCGTTGGTTTTGCGGTTGAAGAAAAAGACTCCTACATAGATGCTGATATAGCACTACTAATAGCAAAAAAAGAGCATAAAAACTTTGTAAGATATACTAGTGAATTTAACATAGAAAAAGAGTACGAATCAAATCTAAAATGGACAAGAGAGCTTAAGAATGCACTTGAAGATGATAGGGTAGTTGCCTATTTCCAACCAATATATAATCAAAAAACTCACAAAATAGAGAAGTTCGAGGCACTTGTGAGAATGATAAGTACTGATGGTAAGATAATCTCTCCATTTATGTTCTTGGGCGTAGCCATCAAAGCGCAACTCTACTTCCGTATAACGATGATTATGATAGACAAGGTGATAGAAGCGGTTCTTGAGCATGATTATGAGTTTTCTCTAAACTTCACGCTTGAGGATATTTTACATAAGGACGTGAGTACGTACTTTATAAATAGACTTGAAGAGACAGGCATAGGTAAAAGGATTGTTTTAGAGCTTGTTGAAACGCAAAACATAGAAAACTATGAAGAGGTTAACAACTTTATAAAAGAGATAAAGTCTTTAGGCTGTCAACTTGCAATAGACGACTTTGGAACTGGTTATTCAAACTTTGAGTATCTTCTAAAACTAAACGCAGACTATATTAAGATAGATGGTTCTTTAATCAAAAATATCGATAAAGATCCAAACGTAAGACTAATAACGGAAAATATTGTTGCATTTGCAAAGATAGCGAAGATGAAAACTATAGCTGAGTTTGTTTATAGCGAGGAAGTCAGAAGTGTTCTTGATGAAATTGATGCTGATTATCTACAGGGCTATCATATCAGCGAGCCTGTGGCTTATGAGGAGATCTCTAAGTTTAAGTAA
- the msrA gene encoding peptide-methionine (S)-S-oxide reductase MsrA, which produces MIAEIVFAAGCFWGVEKHFESLPGVVEVKSGYSGGSYKNPDYESVLEKRRLKLDNGEVNHTEAVLVKFDMAKTDAKTLIKSFWEIHDPTQVNGQGNDIGNNYRSAIYYTNQNQAKIAQNTKDEYQKLLTKSGYSKIVTEIKPLEKFYTAETYHQDYLTKNPFGYCPNHATGVKFEKETQAVQEKVIPLGSKEILVIEAEGYCPYCEKFDEEVSSLYKGTIPLRTVTMSSLEGFDISTALFATPTILFIEDGKEIMAHRGYMESEKFYKTLGDFKLGKNSESYKVAFDKGTDYRFCKQYDIFKDTPDGVFVDKLSGDVLFDTRDRFDSGTGWLSFYKAVNGNTVQKEDNSFGMKRVEIVAKKSGAHLGHVFDREDGRKRFCINATVLEFVPRAEIGKKKSR; this is translated from the coding sequence ATGATAGCGGAAATAGTTTTTGCAGCAGGTTGTTTTTGGGGCGTTGAGAAACATTTTGAATCACTGCCTGGTGTGGTGGAAGTAAAGTCTGGATATAGTGGGGGAAGCTATAAGAACCCCGACTATGAGTCTGTGTTGGAAAAACGTCGCCTCAAACTTGATAATGGCGAAGTAAACCATACCGAAGCTGTTTTAGTAAAGTTTGACATGGCAAAAACAGATGCAAAAACCCTGATAAAATCTTTTTGGGAGATTCATGACCCAACGCAGGTAAATGGCCAAGGCAATGACATCGGTAACAACTACAGAAGTGCTATCTACTATACAAACCAAAACCAAGCGAAGATAGCGCAAAACACAAAAGATGAGTATCAAAAGCTTTTAACCAAGAGTGGTTACTCAAAAATTGTTACAGAGATAAAACCACTTGAGAAGTTTTACACAGCCGAGACTTATCATCAAGACTATCTTACAAAAAATCCTTTTGGATACTGTCCAAACCACGCCACTGGCGTAAAGTTTGAAAAAGAGACGCAAGCAGTTCAGGAAAAAGTTATACCACTGGGTTCAAAAGAGATTCTAGTCATTGAAGCAGAGGGGTATTGTCCCTATTGTGAGAAGTTTGACGAAGAAGTGAGCAGTCTTTATAAAGGGACCATCCCTCTTAGAACCGTCACTATGAGCTCGTTAGAGGGCTTTGACATTAGCACGGCGCTCTTTGCCACTCCTACCATTCTTTTTATAGAAGATGGCAAAGAGATTATGGCTCATCGTGGATATATGGAGAGTGAAAAGTTTTACAAAACGCTAGGCGACTTTAAACTCGGCAAAAACTCTGAGAGCTATAAAGTGGCGTTTGACAAGGGAACCGACTATAGATTTTGTAAACAGTATGACATCTTTAAAGATACTCCCGATGGCGTTTTTGTAGATAAACTCTCAGGAGACGTTCTTTTTGATACAAGAGATCGTTTTGACTCTGGAACGGGATGGTTAAGTTTTTATAAGGCGGTAAATGGCAATACCGTGCAAAAAGAGGACAATAGCTTTGGCATGAAGCGAGTAGAGATTGTCGCTAAAAAAAGTGGCGCGCACCTTGGTCACGTTTTTGATAGAGAAGATGGAAGAAAACGCTTTTGCATTAATGCCACTGTTTTAGAGTTTGTTCCACGTGCAGAGATAGGGAAGAAAAAGAGTCGTTAA
- a CDS encoding substrate-binding periplasmic protein — MKKICFLILAFVQFISANDYTYKISSGFLEPEVNLVGEVIKEGFSRAGEKLEFQILPNQRSLINANSGINDGDGSRIWEIANFYPNLVRVSVPTHSIDLMILSKKKIFIKKLSDLKFYHVGVIRGMKIAEKIASENTPLSLTMSTNYINLMKMLGDGRLDFIIINKIALYTLISGYKDEAFYMHKKPLMSRLLYMHLHKKHAAMIPKFEKAFTSMHEDGTFKRIQMDFVKKMSAGNTNFLKVIEYD; from the coding sequence ATGAAGAAAATATGTTTTTTAATACTTGCCTTCGTACAGTTTATCTCTGCTAATGACTACACCTATAAGATAAGTTCAGGCTTTTTAGAACCTGAGGTAAATCTTGTAGGAGAGGTGATAAAAGAGGGCTTTTCAAGAGCAGGAGAAAAGCTTGAGTTTCAAATCCTTCCTAATCAACGCTCACTTATAAATGCAAACTCTGGCATTAATGACGGTGATGGTTCTCGAATATGGGAAATAGCTAATTTTTATCCAAACCTTGTAAGAGTAAGTGTTCCTACTCACTCTATAGACCTGATGATACTAAGTAAGAAAAAGATTTTTATAAAAAAACTCTCAGATTTAAAATTTTATCATGTGGGTGTAATTAGGGGAATGAAGATAGCAGAAAAAATAGCATCGGAAAATACTCCGCTCTCGCTTACTATGTCTACTAATTATATTAACCTTATGAAGATGCTTGGTGATGGGAGACTTGATTTTATTATTATAAATAAAATTGCTCTATATACACTTATATCAGGTTACAAAGATGAGGCTTTCTACATGCATAAAAAGCCTCTCATGTCTCGTCTTCTCTATATGCATCTGCATAAAAAACATGCAGCGATGATACCTAAGTTCGAAAAAGCCTTTACTAGTATGCATGAAGATGGAACATTCAAGAGAATTCAGATGGATTTTGTGAAAAAAATGAGTGCAGGTAATACGAATTTTCTAAAAGTAATAGAGTATGATTAA
- a CDS encoding SO_0444 family Cu/Zn efflux transporter — protein sequence MDYLLLFFNSLLDLSNAMAPYILFGLIFAGILHELVPDTIVSKHLGKSSILSVIKATLFGIPLPVCSCGVVPLATSIKKSGASNGSTLAFLISTPITGVDSILATYGMFGWAFTIYRVISSMIISIIAGVLANFYGDETLEKEEVKPAFSVQPPLKPSAVMNFSAAKTSQTPQEEQSASCCSSSSSCSDESSKKFSLTKALRYAFGTLLKDIASPLLLGLVLGALITTAVPDNLSEILIEYSWLSYLIVIIIAVPMYICATASLPIAAGLMLAGVSPGAAFVFLTAGPATNTVTIGVVKKMLGTRTLYVYLGTIVLGSIAFGFGLDYMLRDVSVSDMVHLHEEAGFIEWGSSLVLWVLVLYYILKPYFKKKDETPTASCCSSNS from the coding sequence ATGGATTATCTATTACTCTTTTTTAACTCTCTTTTGGACCTAAGTAATGCTATGGCCCCATACATACTCTTCGGTCTTATATTTGCAGGTATTTTACACGAGTTAGTCCCAGACACTATCGTCTCAAAGCACCTAGGCAAAAGCTCTATCCTCTCTGTTATAAAAGCAACCCTCTTTGGCATACCCCTTCCCGTATGCTCATGTGGCGTTGTTCCTCTTGCAACAAGCATAAAAAAGAGTGGAGCGAGCAATGGTTCTACCTTGGCGTTTTTAATCTCAACGCCAATAACTGGAGTTGATTCCATACTTGCAACTTATGGAATGTTTGGTTGGGCATTTACTATCTACAGAGTTATAAGCTCTATGATTATCTCCATCATCGCAGGAGTTCTTGCTAACTTTTATGGGGATGAAACGCTAGAAAAAGAAGAAGTCAAACCTGCGTTTAGCGTTCAGCCTCCTCTGAAGCCATCTGCCGTTATGAACTTCTCAGCCGCTAAAACTTCTCAAACGCCACAAGAGGAGCAGAGTGCAAGTTGTTGTTCATCTTCATCATCTTGTAGCGATGAGAGTAGTAAAAAGTTTTCACTCACTAAGGCCTTGCGTTATGCTTTTGGCACGCTACTCAAAGATATAGCGTCGCCTCTGCTTTTAGGTCTTGTTCTTGGCGCTCTTATAACGACAGCCGTGCCAGACAACCTTAGCGAGATACTTATAGAGTACAGTTGGCTCTCTTATCTTATAGTTATAATCATCGCCGTTCCTATGTACATTTGCGCTACTGCTTCTTTGCCAATAGCAGCTGGACTCATGCTTGCAGGAGTGTCTCCTGGAGCTGCATTTGTCTTTTTAACGGCGGGTCCCGCTACAAATACGGTGACCATAGGAGTGGTTAAAAAGATGCTAGGAACTCGTACGCTTTATGTCTATCTTGGAACTATCGTTTTAGGCTCTATCGCTTTTGGTTTTGGACTTGACTATATGCTTAGAGACGTGAGTGTAAGTGATATGGTTCACCTTCACGAAGAAGCGGGTTTTATAGAGTGGGGCTCCTCTTTAGTGCTTTGGGTTTTAGTGCTTTACTATATACTCAAGCCCTATTTTAAGAAAAAAGATGAAACGCCAACTGCAAGCTGTTGTTCAAGTAACTCTTAA
- a CDS encoding FAD-dependent thymidylate synthase, translating to MEEMYGIKYSRPEVVLLQDTGIGVAESAARTCYDSFENSENDVVKSIEHQMPDDIMRDELNAIEDSALLDDLAWTYFHHSILEHANLSFLVRGTSRGVLQEHARHRLQAISVRSTRYTMSSLINAFVASKHGGDREFFIDKVMAFDMLVTADEAYNRVEIGGMYDKLDFQFSKVEDFYEISVAKSSLPFLDEFDNEPQKLFEALQGGKKKRNVGDAFKHIVSDNVKVDMVVTFNLRSLKNYFALRDSGAAYFQIRWLAQEMMKVTPAKYLDLIIKKK from the coding sequence ATGGAAGAAATGTACGGAATAAAATATAGCAGACCTGAGGTAGTACTCTTACAAGACACTGGAATAGGCGTAGCGGAGAGCGCTGCTCGAACTTGCTATGACTCTTTTGAAAACAGTGAAAACGACGTTGTTAAAAGCATTGAGCATCAGATGCCAGATGATATAATGCGCGACGAGTTAAACGCCATTGAAGATTCGGCACTGCTTGACGACTTGGCATGGACCTATTTTCACCACTCTATTTTAGAGCATGCCAACCTAAGCTTTTTAGTTCGTGGAACGTCTCGTGGAGTTCTTCAAGAGCATGCTCGTCATCGTCTTCAAGCTATCTCAGTGAGAAGCACGCGCTACACTATGAGCTCACTAATAAATGCTTTTGTGGCTTCAAAACATGGCGGAGATAGAGAGTTTTTTATAGATAAGGTTATGGCATTCGATATGTTGGTAACTGCCGATGAAGCCTATAATCGCGTTGAGATTGGCGGGATGTATGACAAGTTAGATTTCCAGTTTTCCAAGGTAGAAGATTTTTATGAGATCTCTGTTGCAAAAAGCTCACTTCCTTTTTTAGATGAGTTTGACAATGAGCCTCAAAAGCTCTTTGAAGCGCTTCAAGGTGGAAAGAAAAAGCGTAACGTTGGCGACGCTTTTAAACACATAGTAAGTGATAACGTAAAAGTAGACATGGTTGTTACGTTTAACCTTAGAAGTCTTAAAAACTACTTCGCGCTTAGAGATAGTGGTGCGGCATACTTTCAGATACGTTGGTTAGCGCAAGAGATGATGAAAGTTACTCCCGCTAAGTATTTAGACCTTATTATTAAGAAAAAATAG
- a CDS encoding PhnA domain-containing protein encodes MSLEVRSGGVCELCGSSEGLSAFEVAPSDASDEQSVYICSTCKSQIENPDTLDESHFNCLNDSMWSETPAVAVLSYRLLGALGRQDLVDMMYMEDDIKAWADAQSIGGGDDALVYKDANGVTLAAGDTVVITKDLDVKGTGFVAKRGTAVRNIGLVPNDAEHIEGRVNGVKIHILTKYLKKS; translated from the coding sequence ATGAGTTTGGAAGTTAGAAGCGGTGGTGTTTGTGAATTATGTGGAAGTAGTGAAGGGCTGAGCGCTTTTGAAGTTGCTCCAAGTGATGCTAGTGATGAGCAGTCTGTATATATCTGTTCAACTTGTAAATCTCAGATAGAAAATCCTGATACTCTTGATGAGTCTCACTTCAACTGTCTTAACGACTCTATGTGGAGTGAAACACCTGCTGTTGCGGTTCTCTCATATAGACTACTTGGTGCTTTAGGTCGTCAAGACTTGGTAGACATGATGTATATGGAAGATGATATAAAAGCTTGGGCAGATGCGCAAAGCATCGGTGGTGGGGATGATGCTCTTGTTTATAAAGACGCAAATGGAGTGACTCTTGCTGCTGGTGATACAGTGGTTATCACAAAAGATTTAGATGTAAAAGGGACTGGTTTTGTAGCTAAACGCGGAACGGCAGTACGAAACATTGGCCTTGTTCCAAACGATGCTGAGCACATAGAAGGTAGAGTCAATGGCGTTAAGATTCATATCCTTACTAAATATCTTAAAAAATCTTAG
- a CDS encoding deoxyguanosinetriphosphate triphosphohydrolase family protein, with translation MNPTDRFHKIDKDFRNPYARDRDRIIHSGSFRKLEYKTQVFLNHEGDFFRTRLTHSIEVSQIARSITSQLGLNESLGEAIALAHDLGHTPFGHVGGDTLDECLKADGFKNGFEHNFQSFRVVSGLEKRYKAFDGLNLTFATLEGILKHSYPYKKSFFPSIIHEQFNLDAHPSFEAMVVDRADEIAYISHDIDDGVNSGLISFEDLKQSELALEILDKVAAEGVGEENDEMFRYRFSSHLINHLVYSLLEYSAPKLKDAAILTPIGFDAALETKIKKLKKLLFEKMYHHKNIVRKMYAGKQAIKGLYSGLMDEQNMLPEFYYLQLDKRSKHRVIADYIASMSDRYALNFYNEMYGKI, from the coding sequence TTGAATCCTACTGATAGATTTCATAAAATAGATAAAGATTTTCGCAATCCCTATGCAAGAGATAGAGATAGAATCATCCACTCGGGAAGTTTTAGAAAACTTGAGTATAAAACGCAGGTTTTTTTAAACCACGAGGGAGATTTTTTTCGTACTCGTCTCACTCACTCCATAGAAGTTTCACAAATCGCTCGCTCTATCACTTCTCAACTAGGCCTTAACGAATCACTTGGAGAAGCTATAGCGTTAGCGCATGATTTAGGACACACTCCTTTTGGTCATGTTGGCGGAGATACACTTGATGAGTGCTTAAAGGCGGATGGTTTTAAAAATGGTTTTGAGCATAATTTTCAAAGCTTTCGGGTGGTTTCAGGACTTGAGAAACGCTACAAAGCTTTTGATGGACTTAACCTTACTTTCGCTACTCTAGAGGGGATTTTAAAACACTCTTATCCATACAAGAAGTCTTTTTTCCCTAGCATCATTCATGAGCAGTTTAACCTTGACGCGCATCCATCTTTTGAAGCGATGGTGGTAGACCGTGCCGATGAGATAGCATACATAAGCCACGATATAGACGATGGCGTTAACTCTGGTCTGATATCTTTTGAGGATTTAAAACAGAGTGAGTTAGCGTTAGAGATACTTGACAAAGTAGCGGCAGAAGGTGTTGGAGAGGAAAATGACGAGATGTTTCGTTATCGTTTTAGCTCACACCTTATAAATCATTTGGTCTACTCTCTTTTAGAGTACTCAGCGCCAAAACTCAAAGATGCAGCTATCTTAACGCCAATAGGTTTTGACGCAGCGCTTGAGACTAAGATAAAAAAACTTAAAAAACTTCTGTTTGAGAAGATGTATCACCATAAAAACATAGTGCGTAAGATGTATGCTGGAAAGCAGGCTATCAAAGGTCTCTATAGCGGTTTGATGGATGAGCAGAATATGCTTCCAGAGTTTTACTACTTGCAGCTAGATAAACGCAGTAAACATCGTGTTATAGCGGACTATATAGCAAGTATGAGTGATAGATATGCTCTAAATTTTTATAATGAAATGTACGGAAAGATTTAA
- the rpsU gene encoding 30S ribosomal protein S21, whose product MPGIVLRHDDNFDASYRRFKKQTDRNLIVTEARARRFHETETEKRKKFKIASRKKMLKRLYMMRRYESRL is encoded by the coding sequence ATGCCTGGTATCGTACTACGCCATGATGATAATTTTGACGCTTCTTATAGACGTTTCAAAAAGCAGACTGACCGTAACTTAATCGTTACTGAAGCTCGTGCTCGCCGTTTCCACGAAACGGAAACTGAAAAACGTAAGAAATTCAAAATTGCTTCTCGTAAAAAGATGCTTAAGCGTCTTTATATGATGAGACGTTATGAATCACGCCTGTAA
- a CDS encoding GNAT family N-acetyltransferase: MQIKKASSTEDIASVEALAHEIWNEYYPSLITQEQVDYMLDKFQTSSAITKQIEEGYLYFLFIQNKKPFGYMSIQKQTNSFFLSKLYIQKSFRRNGFTKKALKFLKELALKQRVTSLYLTVNIGNDIAIKSYEALSFKKSGSIVQDIGNGFVMDDFRYELEF, translated from the coding sequence ATGCAGATAAAAAAAGCCTCATCCACAGAAGATATAGCAAGTGTTGAGGCCTTAGCTCACGAGATCTGGAATGAATACTATCCCTCTTTAATAACTCAAGAACAAGTTGATTATATGCTTGATAAATTTCAAACTTCAAGTGCCATAACAAAACAGATTGAAGAGGGGTATCTCTATTTTTTGTTTATTCAAAACAAGAAACCTTTTGGATATATGTCCATCCAAAAACAAACTAACAGCTTCTTTCTCAGTAAGTTATATATCCAAAAATCTTTTCGAAGAAATGGTTTCACAAAAAAAGCACTCAAGTTTTTAAAAGAGTTAGCACTTAAGCAGAGAGTTACAAGTCTCTATCTTACTGTTAACATAGGTAATGATATAGCTATAAAGAGTTATGAAGCATTATCATTTAAAAAGAGTGGGAGTATAGTGCAAGATATTGGCAATGGTTTTGTTATGGACGATTTTAGGTATGAGTTAGAGTTTTAA